One genomic segment of Kiritimatiella glycovorans includes these proteins:
- a CDS encoding DUF5320 domain-containing protein, producing MPGGDGTGPAGMGPMTGRAAGYCAGYGVPGYANPVPGRGFGFGRGRGGFGRGLGFGFRGGRGRGGYGPQPYAAPAYPPAGAPYPYGAAPAPEQELEALKGQAGSLQEALEDIRKRIADLESDGK from the coding sequence ATGCCAGGTGGAGATGGAACAGGACCGGCAGGAATGGGACCGATGACGGGACGCGCTGCGGGATACTGCGCCGGGTACGGAGTGCCCGGATACGCCAACCCGGTTCCCGGCCGCGGATTCGGGTTCGGGCGCGGACGCGGCGGATTCGGTCGCGGGCTCGGATTCGGCTTTCGCGGAGGACGCGGGCGGGGAGGATACGGGCCTCAGCCGTACGCCGCCCCGGCTTATCCGCCCGCGGGCGCTCCCTATCCCTACGGCGCGGCTCCGGCTCCGGAGCAGGAGCTGGAGGCGTTGAAGGGACAGGCGGGATCTTTGCAGGAAGCGCTGGAGGATATCCGCAAGCGCATCGCGGATCTGGAATCGGACGGGAAGTAA
- a CDS encoding sigma-54 interaction domain-containing protein — protein sequence MTSDSRLQNKHADMKQLEAMLDCIAEGVFTVDREKRITFFNRAAERITGFDATDAIGRPCSEIFRSDVCGERCIVDEVTQTEASVTDRRVTIIDHYGRPFTVCVNAAPLRDARGTCIGGIETFRDVSGEEDLRRRVEQNYTFQDIVSRHPDMHDIFAILPDVAASEVPVLIEGESGTGKELLARAIHNLSDRSEGPFIAVNCGALPDTLLESELFGHRKGAFTDARSDRPGRFDAARGGTLFLDEIGNISAAMQVRLLRVLQEKTYEPLGSSEPVRSDARILAATNRRLADLLSEGTFRQDLYYRLNVLRLELPPLRERRCDIPLLAEHFRRRFNAETGKEIERLDPAVYEILMRHDFPGNIRELENVIQHAFVLCRGNAVQPQHLPAELRESTEDQTSPPLTLKGLEQKAIRSALRDQAGNRAAAARQLGINPSTLYRKMHRYGID from the coding sequence ATGACCTCCGACTCGCGCCTCCAGAATAAGCATGCCGACATGAAGCAGCTCGAGGCGATGCTCGACTGTATTGCGGAGGGCGTGTTTACGGTCGACCGCGAGAAGCGGATCACCTTCTTCAACCGCGCCGCGGAGCGGATCACCGGCTTCGACGCCACCGATGCGATCGGTCGGCCCTGCAGCGAGATCTTCCGCTCCGACGTCTGCGGCGAGCGCTGTATCGTCGACGAGGTCACGCAGACCGAAGCGAGCGTAACGGACCGGCGGGTGACCATCATCGATCACTACGGCCGCCCGTTCACGGTCTGCGTCAACGCCGCCCCGCTGCGCGACGCCCGCGGAACATGCATCGGCGGCATCGAGACTTTCCGCGACGTGAGCGGCGAGGAGGACCTGCGGCGGCGCGTTGAACAGAACTACACCTTTCAGGATATCGTCAGCCGCCATCCCGACATGCACGACATCTTCGCGATCCTCCCCGACGTCGCCGCCTCCGAAGTCCCGGTGCTCATCGAGGGCGAAAGCGGCACCGGCAAGGAACTGCTGGCCCGCGCCATCCACAATCTCAGCGACCGGAGCGAGGGCCCCTTCATCGCCGTCAACTGCGGCGCGCTCCCCGACACGCTGCTGGAATCCGAACTCTTCGGCCACCGCAAAGGCGCGTTCACCGATGCCAGGTCCGACCGCCCCGGGCGGTTCGATGCCGCACGCGGCGGAACCCTGTTCCTCGACGAGATCGGCAACATCTCCGCGGCCATGCAGGTCCGCCTCCTGCGCGTGCTCCAGGAGAAGACCTATGAGCCCCTCGGCTCCAGCGAGCCGGTGCGAAGCGACGCGCGGATCCTGGCGGCCACCAACCGCAGACTGGCGGACCTGCTCAGCGAGGGCACCTTCCGGCAGGACCTGTACTACCGCCTCAACGTGCTGCGGCTGGAACTCCCGCCGCTGCGCGAGCGGCGATGCGATATCCCGCTGCTCGCCGAACACTTCCGGCGGCGGTTCAACGCCGAGACCGGCAAAGAGATCGAACGCCTCGACCCCGCCGTCTACGAGATCCTCATGCGCCACGACTTCCCCGGTAATATCCGCGAACTCGAGAATGTTATCCAACACGCCTTCGTCCTCTGCCGCGGCAACGCCGTGCAGCCGCAGCACCTGCCCGCCGAACTCCGCGAGAGTACGGAGGACCAGACCTCCCCGCCGCTGACCCTCAAGGGCCTCGAACAGAAGGCCATCCGCAGCGCCCTGCGCGATCAGGCCGGGAACCGCGCGGCCGCCGCCCGCCAGCTCGGTATCAACCCCAGTACCCTCTACCGTAAGATGCACCGCTACGGAATCGACTGA
- a CDS encoding NifB/NifX family molybdenum-iron cluster-binding protein — translation MNIVITALGERPESPLDPRFGRARFLLLYDTETDTWSAHDNSRNLEAGRGAGIQTAQRVIDLNAEAVITGHCGPNAYAVLEAGKVAVVRDAGGSAREVVEAWRAGTLAASNRPDVSRGYGRDGTRSRPDPGGTG, via the coding sequence ATGAACATCGTCATCACCGCACTGGGCGAACGCCCCGAATCGCCCCTCGACCCCCGTTTCGGGCGGGCGCGGTTTCTTCTGCTGTATGACACGGAGACGGATACGTGGTCGGCCCACGACAACAGCCGCAATCTCGAAGCCGGGCGGGGCGCCGGCATTCAGACCGCGCAGCGCGTCATCGATCTGAACGCGGAGGCGGTGATCACGGGACACTGCGGACCCAATGCGTACGCCGTGCTGGAGGCGGGAAAAGTGGCGGTCGTCCGGGACGCCGGGGGGTCGGCGCGGGAGGTCGTCGAGGCCTGGCGGGCCGGGACGCTCGCAGCCTCGAATCGCCCCGACGTATCCCGCGGCTACGGGCGGGACGGGACGCGTTCGCGACCGGACCCGGGGGGTACGGGATGA
- a CDS encoding class I SAM-dependent methyltransferase, translating into MPKILPFEREPRRYDRWFDDHDAAYRSELAAIRELLPPRPGRALEIGSGTGRFALPLGIREGVEPSPAMRRRSAARGLHAIDGVAEALPFDDARFDLVLMVTTICFVDDAAQSCREAARVLHPGGRFIVGLVDRDSFLGESYEARRKESVFYRDARFFSAAEVVDFMKDAGMREFRFRQTLFSMPAELAGPDSIREGYGEGGFAAISGERG; encoded by the coding sequence ATGCCAAAGATACTCCCTTTCGAACGGGAACCCCGGCGGTATGACCGGTGGTTCGATGATCACGACGCCGCCTACCGCTCCGAGCTGGCCGCGATCCGGGAACTCCTTCCGCCGCGCCCGGGACGGGCGCTGGAGATCGGAAGCGGGACCGGACGCTTTGCACTCCCGCTGGGTATCCGGGAAGGCGTGGAGCCCTCGCCGGCCATGCGACGAAGGTCCGCCGCGCGCGGCCTGCACGCGATCGACGGCGTCGCGGAAGCGCTCCCGTTCGACGACGCCCGGTTCGATCTTGTCCTTATGGTGACGACGATCTGTTTCGTGGACGATGCCGCGCAGAGCTGCCGGGAGGCGGCGAGGGTCTTGCATCCCGGAGGACGGTTCATCGTCGGTCTGGTCGACCGCGACAGTTTTCTCGGCGAGTCCTACGAGGCTCGAAGAAAGGAAAGCGTGTTCTACCGTGACGCGCGCTTCTTCAGCGCGGCGGAGGTCGTCGATTTTATGAAGGATGCCGGGATGCGGGAGTTCCGGTTCCGGCAGACCCTCTTCAGCATGCCGGCAGAACTCGCCGGTCCCGATTCGATCCGTGAAGGATACGGGGAGGGAGGGTTTGCGGCGATTTCGGGGGAAAGGGGTTAA
- a CDS encoding ABC transporter ATP-binding protein yields MRLCFAHSLQVKGARTIEFSGGMNVVAGPNGSGKSTLLRALNTCERCEIRRAGGAPVRYFSAETMNPHHPTGPAGDMQEMILRVRGVFTSHGEIMRSALAAVPLREGETLLVDEPEAGQDLEGVKRIREAFDVLCARGGQVIAATHHPVLMEGVKVIELVPGYVGRMRAECRRWLGEDADRSS; encoded by the coding sequence GTGAGACTCTGTTTTGCTCATTCGCTGCAGGTGAAGGGCGCGCGCACGATTGAATTTTCGGGCGGAATGAATGTCGTGGCCGGACCCAACGGGTCCGGGAAGAGCACGCTTCTCCGCGCCCTCAACACCTGCGAACGCTGCGAAATCCGACGCGCCGGCGGTGCCCCGGTCAGGTATTTCAGCGCGGAGACGATGAACCCGCATCACCCGACGGGGCCCGCCGGGGATATGCAGGAGATGATCCTGCGGGTGCGCGGCGTCTTTACCTCGCATGGCGAGATTATGAGATCGGCCCTCGCCGCCGTCCCGCTGAGAGAGGGTGAGACCCTGCTCGTCGACGAACCGGAGGCCGGTCAGGACCTGGAAGGCGTGAAGAGGATACGGGAGGCTTTCGATGTCCTTTGTGCGAGGGGAGGACAGGTCATCGCCGCGACCCACCACCCGGTGCTGATGGAGGGTGTGAAAGTCATCGAACTCGTGCCGGGGTATGTCGGGCGTATGCGGGCGGAGTGCCGTCGCTGGCTGGGAGAGGATGCGGATCGCTCATCCTGA
- a CDS encoding AMP-dependent synthetase/ligase: MSDTLKSLLIASAERRPDAVLFRYAGPEGWRTMTYGEFLDEVRAASELFVSLGMNRGDHVALHLENDPLWAVLYFGLVSIGVTAVPVDPRFEAGEVAHLIRHGECRTLITAAGSLPLVREIAPDLPGLDTVVLAGERVKEDFAGTVKVVDFASGSAALADRAYSSGSAFEQVHPDPDTPASIIFTSGTTGRPKGAVLTHRNFVSNVEACLDVIGVRDDDVFLLVLPLHHVFAFTTDLLLPIRAGAGISLVRSIRTVADDLRELQPTALIAVPLLLEKLHDRIFRGIREQPLAHLAWRAGLKRAVGRKVRRKLGGRLRMVVSGGAPAPVYMLKNFMSLGIPILEGYGLTETAPVVSVNPPDDPRPGTAGTPLPGVEVEVRRPNREGIGELAVRGPGVMREYYRNPDDTAEVMEGGWFLTGDLARIDEDGYVVIAGRRKNMIVNREGKNIYPEEVEEAINRSPLILESLVLGIREEGAKGERVGAIVVPDREALDRREAAKGTTLDEEGIGSLVREEVARMTAELSAYKRPRRVRVRAGEFEKTATRKIKRYLYDLP, translated from the coding sequence ATGAGCGACACGCTGAAAAGCCTGCTGATCGCGTCGGCGGAACGCCGCCCCGACGCGGTGCTGTTCCGCTACGCCGGCCCGGAGGGCTGGCGCACCATGACGTACGGTGAGTTTCTCGACGAAGTTCGCGCGGCGAGCGAGCTGTTCGTTTCCCTCGGCATGAATCGCGGCGATCATGTGGCCCTGCACCTGGAGAACGATCCCCTGTGGGCGGTGCTCTACTTCGGTCTCGTGTCGATCGGGGTGACCGCCGTGCCCGTCGATCCCCGGTTTGAGGCCGGCGAGGTGGCCCACCTGATCCGGCACGGGGAATGCCGGACGCTGATCACCGCCGCGGGCTCGCTCCCGCTCGTGCGTGAGATCGCCCCGGACCTCCCCGGGCTGGACACCGTCGTGCTCGCCGGGGAGCGGGTAAAGGAAGATTTCGCCGGTACGGTCAAAGTGGTCGACTTCGCATCCGGTTCCGCGGCCCTGGCGGACCGCGCGTACAGCTCCGGGTCGGCCTTCGAGCAGGTCCACCCCGACCCCGACACACCGGCCTCGATCATCTTCACCTCGGGCACCACGGGCCGCCCCAAGGGCGCCGTACTCACGCACCGCAACTTCGTCAGCAACGTCGAGGCCTGCCTGGACGTCATCGGGGTGCGGGACGACGACGTCTTTCTGCTCGTGCTGCCCCTGCACCACGTCTTCGCCTTCACCACCGACCTTCTGCTTCCGATCCGCGCGGGCGCCGGCATCTCGCTGGTGCGCAGCATCCGCACGGTGGCCGACGATCTGCGCGAGCTGCAACCCACGGCGCTGATCGCGGTGCCGCTGCTGCTGGAGAAACTGCATGACCGCATATTCCGCGGCATCCGCGAACAGCCGCTGGCGCATCTCGCCTGGCGCGCGGGCCTGAAAAGGGCGGTCGGCCGCAAGGTACGCCGCAAGCTGGGCGGCCGCCTGCGTATGGTGGTTTCGGGCGGCGCACCGGCGCCCGTGTACATGTTGAAGAACTTCATGAGCCTCGGCATCCCCATCCTCGAAGGGTACGGGCTCACCGAGACCGCCCCGGTGGTCAGCGTCAATCCGCCCGACGACCCCCGCCCCGGCACGGCGGGGACGCCGCTGCCCGGAGTCGAGGTTGAGGTACGCCGTCCGAACCGTGAAGGGATCGGCGAACTGGCGGTGCGAGGACCCGGCGTCATGCGCGAGTACTACCGCAATCCCGACGACACCGCGGAGGTCATGGAGGGCGGCTGGTTTCTGACCGGCGATCTCGCGCGGATCGACGAAGACGGCTACGTTGTCATCGCCGGCCGCCGCAAGAACATGATCGTCAACCGCGAAGGGAAGAACATCTACCCGGAGGAGGTCGAGGAGGCGATCAACCGCAGTCCGCTGATCCTGGAGTCGCTCGTGCTGGGGATCCGGGAGGAAGGCGCGAAGGGCGAGCGGGTGGGCGCGATCGTGGTACCCGACCGCGAGGCCCTCGACCGGCGCGAAGCGGCGAAGGGCACGACGCTCGATGAGGAGGGCATCGGATCGCTGGTGCGCGAGGAGGTCGCCCGCATGACGGCTGAACTTTCGGCCTACAAGCGGCCGCGACGCGTGCGGGTCCGCGCCGGGGAGTTCGAAAAGACCGCGACCCGGAAGATCAAACGCTACCTCTACGACCTCCCGTAA
- a CDS encoding ATP-dependent 6-phosphofructokinase, protein MNPDESMFRIVPTETLGPCRYDSPLGAMRQRFYTDGEWVIRRTRSHEFEELEGPPFECFERSGAREKLYFRPQDTTVGIVTCGGLCPGINDVIRAITFAAAEGYGVKQVLGFQYGYEGLVAKYYHRPIELNPDNTDDIHEKGGSILKSSRGPQDTGEIVDTLQHYCVDILFAIGGDGTMRGVRDIHDEIARRGLRISVIGVPKTIDNDISLVERTFGYETAVESAWSTITSAHAEAKGYRNGIGLVKLMGRDSGWIAASTALANSNVNFCLIPEVPFDLEPPNGFLEHLRRRLMRRAHAVIVVAEGAGQNLFEGEYERDKSGNKRLHDIGVLLQEQIERFFAEQNTEINLKYFDPSYLIRSTPANANDSEYCLRLGHNAVHAAMAGKTNCIVGLHCGVLVNLPMPMIGERKRVDPNGWTWQSVLQATRQPADMTHEE, encoded by the coding sequence ATGAATCCTGACGAGTCCATGTTCCGCATCGTGCCGACCGAGACGCTCGGGCCGTGCCGCTACGATTCGCCCCTGGGCGCAATGCGCCAGCGGTTTTATACCGACGGGGAATGGGTGATCCGCCGGACGCGCAGCCACGAGTTCGAGGAACTCGAAGGTCCCCCCTTCGAGTGCTTCGAGCGATCGGGCGCAAGGGAGAAGCTCTACTTCCGCCCGCAGGACACCACGGTCGGCATCGTCACCTGCGGCGGACTCTGCCCGGGCATCAACGACGTCATCCGCGCGATCACCTTCGCGGCGGCGGAGGGCTACGGTGTGAAACAGGTCCTCGGCTTCCAGTACGGCTACGAGGGGCTGGTCGCCAAGTACTACCACCGGCCGATCGAACTCAATCCCGACAATACCGACGACATCCACGAGAAGGGCGGATCGATCCTCAAGTCCTCGCGGGGGCCCCAGGACACGGGGGAAATCGTCGATACCCTCCAGCACTATTGCGTCGACATCCTGTTTGCCATCGGCGGCGACGGAACGATGCGCGGCGTGCGTGATATCCACGACGAGATCGCCCGGCGCGGTCTCAGGATCTCGGTCATCGGCGTGCCGAAGACGATCGACAACGACATCAGTCTCGTGGAGCGGACCTTCGGGTACGAGACCGCGGTGGAGTCGGCCTGGAGCACCATCACGTCCGCCCACGCGGAGGCCAAGGGCTACCGGAACGGAATCGGACTGGTGAAACTCATGGGCCGCGACTCAGGCTGGATCGCGGCCTCCACCGCACTCGCGAACAGCAACGTCAATTTCTGCCTGATTCCCGAAGTGCCGTTCGATCTCGAGCCCCCGAACGGGTTCCTGGAACACCTGCGCCGTCGTCTTATGCGGCGCGCCCACGCGGTGATCGTGGTCGCGGAGGGTGCGGGACAGAACCTGTTCGAAGGCGAATACGAGCGCGACAAGTCGGGGAACAAGCGGCTGCACGACATCGGCGTACTTCTTCAGGAGCAAATAGAGCGATTTTTCGCGGAGCAGAACACGGAGATCAATCTGAAGTATTTCGATCCGAGCTATCTCATCCGGAGCACGCCGGCGAACGCGAACGATTCGGAGTACTGCCTGCGGCTGGGGCACAACGCGGTTCATGCGGCAATGGCCGGCAAGACGAACTGCATCGTCGGGCTGCACTGTGGCGTGCTGGTCAACCTTCCCATGCCGATGATCGGCGAGCGCAAACGGGTGGACCCCAACGGCTGGACCTGGCAGTCGGTGCTTCAGGCCACTCGACAGCCCGCCGACATGACCCACGAAGAATGA
- a CDS encoding aldo/keto reductase produces MSARLNRRHLLQGTGLAALAAAGGGARAAESDEAAILNHEPGMPYRRLGNTDIRLSVLSLGGIKIDEQGITHHHAIDRGCNLVHISNGYRGGVCIRRLGKVMKTKRDRVYIALKDNFLSREDYRKRDFSKIDQWLKVLNTDHVDFLMFNRHKGDQAAEAYMRESLEILREQGKVRFAGLTTHGDIKNCLRNGIESGTFHLLNPALNQPNLEALEEELRDAHERQLGVMAMKTMKGQKSRADELAFLKKLLRNPALTTILKGMDSPQMFDEYLAAARTELTAAEDERLYRTAQRQRAENCMMCDACKRACPEGIEISTVLRCKDYYLEQERDPEYAFEQYHAVAPQYRWSADCTSCRRCEAACPNGIGIVARLEAARKALA; encoded by the coding sequence ATGAGCGCGCGACTGAATCGACGCCATCTTTTGCAGGGAACCGGCCTCGCCGCCCTGGCCGCCGCCGGGGGCGGGGCGCGGGCCGCTGAATCCGACGAAGCCGCGATACTCAACCACGAACCCGGCATGCCGTATCGCCGGCTCGGGAACACGGATATCCGTCTCTCCGTCCTTTCGCTCGGCGGGATCAAGATCGACGAGCAGGGGATCACCCACCATCACGCGATCGACCGGGGCTGCAATCTCGTCCACATCTCCAACGGGTACCGGGGCGGGGTCTGCATCCGGCGGCTGGGGAAGGTCATGAAGACGAAGCGTGACCGGGTCTACATCGCGCTCAAGGACAACTTCCTGAGCCGTGAAGACTACCGGAAGCGCGATTTCAGTAAGATCGACCAGTGGCTGAAGGTGCTGAACACCGATCATGTCGATTTCCTGATGTTCAATCGCCACAAGGGGGACCAGGCGGCCGAAGCGTATATGCGCGAGTCCCTGGAGATTCTGCGGGAGCAGGGAAAGGTGCGGTTTGCCGGCCTCACCACCCACGGCGACATCAAAAACTGTCTGCGCAACGGGATCGAGAGCGGTACTTTTCATCTGCTCAATCCCGCGCTCAACCAGCCGAATCTCGAAGCGCTGGAGGAGGAACTTCGCGACGCGCATGAGCGGCAGCTGGGCGTGATGGCCATGAAGACCATGAAAGGGCAGAAAAGCCGCGCCGATGAGCTGGCCTTTCTCAAGAAGCTGTTGCGCAATCCGGCCCTGACCACCATTTTAAAAGGCATGGATTCGCCGCAGATGTTTGACGAGTACCTCGCGGCGGCGCGCACGGAACTGACCGCGGCGGAGGACGAGCGGCTCTACCGCACGGCGCAGCGGCAGCGGGCTGAAAACTGCATGATGTGCGACGCCTGCAAGCGGGCCTGCCCGGAGGGGATCGAGATCTCGACCGTGCTGCGCTGCAAAGACTATTACCTGGAGCAGGAGCGCGATCCGGAATACGCCTTCGAGCAATATCATGCCGTGGCGCCGCAGTACCGCTGGTCGGCGGACTGCACCTCGTGCCGCCGCTGTGAAGCGGCCTGCCCGAACGGGATCGGGATCGTCGCCCGCCTCGAAGCCGCGCGAAAGGCCCTGGCATGA